In a single window of the Arachis hypogaea cultivar Tifrunner chromosome 6, arahy.Tifrunner.gnm2.J5K5, whole genome shotgun sequence genome:
- the LOC112755734 gene encoding uncharacterized transporter C405.03c isoform X3: protein MVVYLPVAFIKDWLCNLFKRRSSKGGKNEATMDMDSDSGNSSPVKGNGVQKNFELELGNVSRKDSDLDLSALSETKPLVARYNDPNVLKVDRPLTAKEVATYGFYIAPIWFITEYLSNAALARTSVASTTVLSSTSGLFTLFIGVLLGQDTLNVAKVVAVLVSMAGVAMTTMGKTWAADDTELGSSNGKRSLVGDLFGLLSAMSYGLFTVLLKKVSGEEGERVDVQKLFGYIGLFTLVALWWLIWPLSALGIEPKFSIPHSAKVDEVVLANGFVGSVLSDYFWALCVVWTTPLVATLGMSLTIPLAMLADMVIHGRHYSALYILGSIQVFVGFVLANLSDWMTKRLPVLIRNLINSWLYYHPKKKNVALQERF from the exons ATGGTAGTGTACCTACCGGTCGCATTCATTAAGGACTGGTTATGTAACTTATTTAAACGCCGTTCCTCAAAAGGTGGAAAAAATGAAGCAACCATGGATATGGATTCGGATTCGGGCAATAGCTCTCCTGTCAAAGGCAATGGAGTGCAGAAAAACTTCGAACTGGAACTGGGGAATGTTAGTCGAAAAGATAGTGACTTAGACCTTTCAGCTCTCTCAGAAACAAAGCCATTGGTGGCAAGATATAATGATCCTAATGTGCTAAAGGTTGATAGACCTCTTACTGCAAAAGAAGTTGCTACATATGGATTTTACATTGCTCCTATCTGGTTTATAACAGAG TATCTATCAAATGCTGCCCTTGCACGTACAAGTGTTGCTAGTACGACGGTATTATCATCTACCTCAGGACTCTTCACTCTTTTTATCGGTGTGCTTTTGGGCCAAGACACTTTAAATGTAGCAAAAGTAGTTGCTGTCTTAGTCAGTATGGCCGGGGTAGCTATGACAACTATGGGGAAAACATGGGCTGCAGATGATACCGAATTAGGTTCTTC CAATGGAAAGCGCTCTCTTGTGGGAGATCTTTTTGGCCTTCTCTCAGCTATGTCATATGGTCTATTCACAG TTCTTCTTAAGAAGGTTTCCGGCGAAGAAGGGGAAAGGGTTGATGTGCAAAAGCTGTTTGGATACATTGGATTGTTTACACTTGTAGCACTATGGTGGCTTA TTTGGCCTTTGTCAGCCTTAGGAATTGAACCTAAGTTCTCAATTCCTCACTCTGCAAAAGTGGATGAAGTTGTTCTTGCTAACGGATTCGTCGGAAGTGTTCTCTCGGACTATTTCTG GGCACTTTGTGTTGTATGGACTACCCCCCTCGTGGCGACTTTGGGCATGTCACTCACCATTCCTCTTGCCATGTTGGCCGACATGGTGATCCATGGTCGGCATTATTCAGCATTGTACATCCTTGGCTCAATTCAG GTATTTGTAGGGTTTGTGCTTGCTAATctttcagattggatgaccaagAG GTTGCCAGTTCTCATACGAAATTTAATAAATTCGTGGCTTTATTACCATCCCAAAAAGAAAAATGTGGCATTACAGGAGCGGTTCTGA
- the LOC112755735 gene encoding hydroxyproline O-galactosyltransferase HPGT2 — protein MDTLPTTSSKSERRSGRSKAAQTSKSSLVMAFFSCVAWLYVAGRLWQDAENRNLLATLLKKNSAQRSKVITVEDKLMILGCKDLERRIVEAEMDLTLAKSQGFLKGQSQKSGSSDPKLLAVIGVYTGFGSKLRRNVARGSWMPRGDALKKLEERGVVIRFVIGRSANRGDSLDRNIDEENRSTKDFLILEGHEEAQEELPKKAKIFFSTAVQNWDADFYVKVDDSIDIDLEGLIDLLNRRRDQDGAYIGCMKSGEVISEEGKAWYEPEWWKFGDEKSYFRHAAGSLVIISKNLAQYININSASLKTYAYDDTSLGSWMMGVQATYIDDIRLCCSSISQDKVCSLA, from the exons ATGGATACACTGCCAACGACGTCGTCTAAGAGCGAACGGAGAAGTGGTAGATCGAAGGCTGCTCAGACCTCTAAGTCTTCTCTCGTCATGGCTTTCTTTTCTTGCGTCGCTTGGCTTTACGTTGCCGgcag GTTGTGGCAGGATGCAGAGAATCGCAATTTGCTTGCTACACTTTTAAAGAAGAATTCAGCACAg AGGTCCAAGGTTATTACTGTGGAAGATAAGCTAATGATTCTAGGGTGCAA GGATCTGGAGAGGAGGATTGTGGAAGCTGAGATGGATTTGACATTGGCAAAGAGCCAAGGGTTCCTAAAAGGCCAGTCGCAGAAAAGTGGCTCTTCTGATCCTAAGCTTCTTGCTGTTATTGGTGTCTACACTGGATTTGGAAGCAAATTGAGAAGAAATGTTGCCCGAGGGTCTTGGATGCCCAGAG GCGATGCTTTGAAAAAACTTGAAGAAAGAGGAGTGGTCATACGTTTTGTAATTGGTCGGAG CGCTAATCGAGGTGATAGCTTAGATCGCAATATTGATGAAGAAAATCGCTCAACAAAGGATTTCTTGATTCTT GAAGGTCATGAGGAAGCTCAAGAAGAGTTGCCTAAGAAAGCAAAAATCTTCTTTAGTACTGCAGTTCAAAACTGGGATGCTGACTTTTATGTCAAAGTTGATGACAGTATTGACATTGATCTGG AGGGATTAATTGACCTTCTTAACCGCCGCCGCGATCAGGATGGGGCATATATTGGATGCATGAAATCTGGAGAAGTGATATCAGAAGA GGGCAAGGCATGGTACGAGCCTGAATGGTGGAAATTTGGGGATGAAAAGTC GTATTTTCGACATGCAGCTGGTTCACTTGttataatttcaaagaatttggcgcAGTATATTAACATAAACAG TGCATCTTTGAAGACTTATGCCTATGACGATACATCGTTGGGATCTTGGATGATGGGTGTCCAAGCAACCTATATAGACGATATTCGCCTTTGCTGCAGTAGCATCAGTCAAG ATAAGGTTTGTTCCTTGGCATGA
- the LOC112755734 gene encoding thiamine-repressible mitochondrial transport protein THI74 isoform X2 — protein MGWRYKAGLFLIATVVIIWVTSAEVTQDIFTDYKQPFAVTYLGASLMVVYLPVAFIKDWLCNLFKRRSSKGGKNEATMDMDSDSGNSSPVKGNGVQKNFELELGNVSRKDSDLDLSALSETKPLVARYNDPNVLKVDRPLTAKEVATYGFYIAPIWFITEYLSNAALARTSVASTTVLSSTSGLFTLFIGVLLGQDTLNVAKVVAVLVSMAGVAMTTMGKTWAADDTELGSSNGKRSLVGDLFGLLSAMSYGLFTVLLKKVSGEEGERVDVQKLFGYIGLFTLVALWWLIWPLSALGIEPKFSIPHSAKVDEVVLANGFVGSVLSDYFWALCVVWTTPLVATLGMSLTIPLAMLADMVIHGRHYSALYILGSIQVFVGFVLANLSDWMTKRLGL, from the exons ATGGGTTGGAGATACAAAGCTGGGTTGTTTCTTATAGCAACGGTTGTTATTATATGGGTTACCTCCGCTGAAGTTACCCAG GATATTTTTACAGACTATAAGCAGCCATTTGCAGTGACGTATCTCGGAGCTTCTCTTATGGTAGTGTACCTACCGGTCGCATTCATTAAGGACTGGTTATGTAACTTATTTAAACGCCGTTCCTCAAAAGGTGGAAAAAATGAAGCAACCATGGATATGGATTCGGATTCGGGCAATAGCTCTCCTGTCAAAGGCAATGGAGTGCAGAAAAACTTCGAACTGGAACTGGGGAATGTTAGTCGAAAAGATAGTGACTTAGACCTTTCAGCTCTCTCAGAAACAAAGCCATTGGTGGCAAGATATAATGATCCTAATGTGCTAAAGGTTGATAGACCTCTTACTGCAAAAGAAGTTGCTACATATGGATTTTACATTGCTCCTATCTGGTTTATAACAGAG TATCTATCAAATGCTGCCCTTGCACGTACAAGTGTTGCTAGTACGACGGTATTATCATCTACCTCAGGACTCTTCACTCTTTTTATCGGTGTGCTTTTGGGCCAAGACACTTTAAATGTAGCAAAAGTAGTTGCTGTCTTAGTCAGTATGGCCGGGGTAGCTATGACAACTATGGGGAAAACATGGGCTGCAGATGATACCGAATTAGGTTCTTC CAATGGAAAGCGCTCTCTTGTGGGAGATCTTTTTGGCCTTCTCTCAGCTATGTCATATGGTCTATTCACAG TTCTTCTTAAGAAGGTTTCCGGCGAAGAAGGGGAAAGGGTTGATGTGCAAAAGCTGTTTGGATACATTGGATTGTTTACACTTGTAGCACTATGGTGGCTTA TTTGGCCTTTGTCAGCCTTAGGAATTGAACCTAAGTTCTCAATTCCTCACTCTGCAAAAGTGGATGAAGTTGTTCTTGCTAACGGATTCGTCGGAAGTGTTCTCTCGGACTATTTCTG GGCACTTTGTGTTGTATGGACTACCCCCCTCGTGGCGACTTTGGGCATGTCACTCACCATTCCTCTTGCCATGTTGGCCGACATGGTGATCCATGGTCGGCATTATTCAGCATTGTACATCCTTGGCTCAATTCAG GTATTTGTAGGGTTTGTGCTTGCTAATctttcagattggatgaccaagAGGTTGGGACTATag
- the LOC112755734 gene encoding thiamine-repressible mitochondrial transport protein THI74 isoform X1: MGWRYKAGLFLIATVVIIWVTSAEVTQDIFTDYKQPFAVTYLGASLMVVYLPVAFIKDWLCNLFKRRSSKGGKNEATMDMDSDSGNSSPVKGNGVQKNFELELGNVSRKDSDLDLSALSETKPLVARYNDPNVLKVDRPLTAKEVATYGFYIAPIWFITEYLSNAALARTSVASTTVLSSTSGLFTLFIGVLLGQDTLNVAKVVAVLVSMAGVAMTTMGKTWAADDTELGSSNGKRSLVGDLFGLLSAMSYGLFTVLLKKVSGEEGERVDVQKLFGYIGLFTLVALWWLIWPLSALGIEPKFSIPHSAKVDEVVLANGFVGSVLSDYFWALCVVWTTPLVATLGMSLTIPLAMLADMVIHGRHYSALYILGSIQVFVGFVLANLSDWMTKRLPVLIRNLINSWLYYHPKKKNVALQERF; this comes from the exons ATGGGTTGGAGATACAAAGCTGGGTTGTTTCTTATAGCAACGGTTGTTATTATATGGGTTACCTCCGCTGAAGTTACCCAG GATATTTTTACAGACTATAAGCAGCCATTTGCAGTGACGTATCTCGGAGCTTCTCTTATGGTAGTGTACCTACCGGTCGCATTCATTAAGGACTGGTTATGTAACTTATTTAAACGCCGTTCCTCAAAAGGTGGAAAAAATGAAGCAACCATGGATATGGATTCGGATTCGGGCAATAGCTCTCCTGTCAAAGGCAATGGAGTGCAGAAAAACTTCGAACTGGAACTGGGGAATGTTAGTCGAAAAGATAGTGACTTAGACCTTTCAGCTCTCTCAGAAACAAAGCCATTGGTGGCAAGATATAATGATCCTAATGTGCTAAAGGTTGATAGACCTCTTACTGCAAAAGAAGTTGCTACATATGGATTTTACATTGCTCCTATCTGGTTTATAACAGAG TATCTATCAAATGCTGCCCTTGCACGTACAAGTGTTGCTAGTACGACGGTATTATCATCTACCTCAGGACTCTTCACTCTTTTTATCGGTGTGCTTTTGGGCCAAGACACTTTAAATGTAGCAAAAGTAGTTGCTGTCTTAGTCAGTATGGCCGGGGTAGCTATGACAACTATGGGGAAAACATGGGCTGCAGATGATACCGAATTAGGTTCTTC CAATGGAAAGCGCTCTCTTGTGGGAGATCTTTTTGGCCTTCTCTCAGCTATGTCATATGGTCTATTCACAG TTCTTCTTAAGAAGGTTTCCGGCGAAGAAGGGGAAAGGGTTGATGTGCAAAAGCTGTTTGGATACATTGGATTGTTTACACTTGTAGCACTATGGTGGCTTA TTTGGCCTTTGTCAGCCTTAGGAATTGAACCTAAGTTCTCAATTCCTCACTCTGCAAAAGTGGATGAAGTTGTTCTTGCTAACGGATTCGTCGGAAGTGTTCTCTCGGACTATTTCTG GGCACTTTGTGTTGTATGGACTACCCCCCTCGTGGCGACTTTGGGCATGTCACTCACCATTCCTCTTGCCATGTTGGCCGACATGGTGATCCATGGTCGGCATTATTCAGCATTGTACATCCTTGGCTCAATTCAG GTATTTGTAGGGTTTGTGCTTGCTAATctttcagattggatgaccaagAG GTTGCCAGTTCTCATACGAAATTTAATAAATTCGTGGCTTTATTACCATCCCAAAAAGAAAAATGTGGCATTACAGGAGCGGTTCTGA
- the LOC114925529 gene encoding uncharacterized protein, translating into MTHFRNKELKKVLINAAYSKSHREFPHYYGRLRGENVAITNWLEEMPLSQWAQHADEGRRFGHMTTNISECINAVMKDFRNFPITALVKSSYFRLGELFARKGCEALAQLQVGAEFSQTLIKAIEFNSKHVNTMNFYQFDRSRTNFTIEELAAVSGSRRQNYQVLLDEEKCDCGYFQALHIPCRHVLAACSHARPDWKQFVHPVYRMESVFNVYRSEF; encoded by the coding sequence ATGACCCACTTTAGGAACAAAGAGTTGAAGAAGGTTCTTATCAATGCAGCGTACTCGAAGTCGCATCGTGAGTTCCCTCATTATTATGGCCGTCTGAGGGGCGAAAACGTAGCTATTACAAACTGGCTTGAAGAAATGCCACTGTCACAATGGGCACAGCATGCTGATGAGGGACGTCGATTTGGTCACATGACGACCAATATCTCTGAGTGTATTAATGCTGTTATGAAGGATTTCCGCAATTTTCCAATCACGGCTCTTGTTAAGTCAAGTTATTTTCGTTTGGGTGAACTTTTTGCAAGAAAGGGTTGCGAGGCACTGGCACAACTTCAGGTCGGTGCTGAATTCTCACAGACATTGATTAAGGCCATAGAATTCAACTCGAAGCACGTGAACACTATGAATTTTTACCAGTTTGATCGGTCCAGGACAAACTTCACGATTGAAGAGTTAGCGGCAGTTTCGGGATCTAGACGACAGAATTATCAGGTGCTACTTGATGAGGAAAAGTGTGATTGTGGGTATTTTCAGGCTCTCCATATTCCTTGTCGTCACGTGCTTGCAGCTTGCTCTCATGCAAGGCCTGATTGGAAGCAATTTGTTCACCCTGTGTACCGCATGGAGTCAGTCTTCAATGTTTATAGATCAGAGTTTTGA
- the LOC112757821 gene encoding uncharacterized protein: protein MTSDWSFTQGDPKEDPSNEFVDGQQFGSKEEVMLAVKQYSIRRAMKYKIVESDHWRYNARCIQFGPGCNWSILISYCRKQERWEVRRYTRPHTCMQTSMGQDHRRLDLKVIAQHIFTMVKADPAISIRVLQGGVENHFGYKASYRKVWLAKQRVIARIYGDWEESYKELPRWLFAMQMYLPVTQSWPASTDTVMFHRVFWTFLPYVEAFKHCKPFISIDGTHLYGKYGGTLLMAIAQDGNTNILPIAFAVVEGETKEPWSFFLSYLREHVTPQPGVLVISDRHKSIDGAPNAEGSL, encoded by the exons ATGACATCGGATTGGTCGTTTACCCAAGGAGATCCTAAAGAAGACCCAAGCAACGAGTTTGTGGATGGACAACAATTTGGGAGCAAGGAAGAAGTCATGTTAGCAGTTAAGCAGTACAGCATCAGGAGGGCTATGAAGTACAAAATAGTAGAGAGTGACCATTGGAGGTACAATGCAAGATGTATCCAATTCGGACCCGGTTGTAATTGGAGCATACTTATATCATATTGCCGAAAGCAAGAAAGGTGGGAGGTTAGGAGATACACTAGGCCTCATACTTGCATGCAAACTTCGATGGGGCAAGATCATCGTAGGTTGGATTTGAAGGTCATTGCACAACATATTTTCACGATGGTCAAGGCCGATCCAGCAATCAGCATCAGGGTTCTACAAGGAGGTGTAGAAAATCATTTTGGTTACAAGGCGTCATACAGAAAGGTTTGGCTTGCAAAACAGAGAGTCATCGCTAGAATATATGGCGATTGGGAAGAGTCGTACAAAGAGCTTCCTCGTTGGTTATTCGCTATGCAGATGTACTTGCCAG TGACACAGTCGTGGCCTGCCTCCACCGACACTGTGATGTTTCATCGGGTCTTTTGGACGTTTCTACCGTATGTTGAGGcattcaagcattgcaagccatTTATCTCTATTGATGGCACCCACCTATATGGTAAATACGGTGGAACTTTGCTTATGGCCATAGCGCAAGACGGCAATACAAACATTCTGCCCATTGCATTCGCAGTTGTTGAGGGTGAGACAAAGGAGCCGTGGTCGTTCTTTCTTTCGTACTTACGGGAGCATGTTACACCACAACCAGgggtgttagtgatttcagacagACACAAGTCCATTGATGGAGCACCGAATGCTGAAGGGAGTTTATGA
- the LOC112757820 gene encoding protein MAIN-LIKE 1-like yields MTITLQDVAYQLELRIDGDPVNGCIGGWEQHHQGRTIEELCEQILGVVLDPEDRQSRTKWTVKLTWFHNTVYGELEQDATEEQLKRYTRGYIMQLIGSILFPDASDSRVHIRWLPLLEDIDACGRLSWGLAVLAWLYRQMCRATKHGQRNMGGCVSLMLSWAYHRIPLVRPDGFDARRFPLVERWVQYRPDNATGDRMLRQYRHTLNGIGMLNVEWMPYADPQLFGLVPPAIAEADASAAVVCPLLCFAIVKWTGWYVSSMACSRFPLGR; encoded by the exons ATGACCATCACCCTGCAGGACGTTGCATATCAGTTGGAACTCAGGATTGATGGTGATCCTGTGAATGGATGCATCGGTGGGTGGGAGCAGCACCACCAGGGACGGACCATTGAGGAGTTATGTGAGCAGATACTGGGTGTTGTTCTTGACCCAGAGGACAGACAGTCACGGACGAAGTGGACTGTCAAGCTCACTTGGTTCCACAACACGGTTTATGGAGAGCTAGAGCAGGATGCCACAGAGGAGCAGCTGAAGAGGTATACGAGAGGATACATCATGCAGTTGATAGGCAGTATCCTCTTCCCCGATGCATCTGACTCTCGGGTGCATATCAGGTGGCTTCCCCTGCTGGAGGACATTGATGCATGTGGTAGGTTGTCGTGGGGTTTGGCTGTGCTGGCATGGCTGTATCGCCAGATGTGCCGGGCCACAAAGCATGGTCAGCGCAACATGGGAGGATGCGTCAGCTTGATGCTTTCTTGGGCCTACCACCGTATTCCGTTGGTACGACCTGATGGGTTTGATGCTCGTCGCTTTCCCCTGGTCGAGAG GTGGGTTCAGTACCGGCCGGACAATGCCACAGGCGACCGCATGTTGAGGCAGTACAGGCATACGCTGAACGGGATTGGGATGCTGAAT GTTGAGTGGATGCCATATGCTGACCCGCAGCTGTTTGGGCTTGTTCCACCGGCGATTGCAGAGGCAGATGCATCGGCGGCGGTTGTTTGTCCACTGTTGTGCTTCGCTATCGTCAAGTGGACCGGGTGGTACGTCAGTTCGATGGCCTGCAGCAGATTCCCACTAGGCCGCTGA
- the LOC112755734 gene encoding uncharacterized transporter C405.03c isoform X4, with protein MVVYLPVAFIKDWLCNLFKRRSSKGGKNEATMDMDSDSGNSSPVKGNGVQKNFELELGNVSRKDSDLDLSALSETKPLVARYNDPNVLKVDRPLTAKEVATYGFYIAPIWFITEYLSNAALARTSVASTTVLSSTSGLFTLFIGVLLGQDTLNVAKVVAVLVSMAGVAMTTMGKTWAADDTELGSSNGKRSLVGDLFGLLSAMSYGLFTVLLKKVSGEEGERVDVQKLFGYIGLFTLVALWWLIWPLSALGIEPKFSIPHSAKVDEVVLANGFVGSVLSDYFWALCVVWTTPLVATLGMSLTIPLAMLADMVIHGRHYSALYILGSIQVFVGFVLANLSDWMTKRLGL; from the exons ATGGTAGTGTACCTACCGGTCGCATTCATTAAGGACTGGTTATGTAACTTATTTAAACGCCGTTCCTCAAAAGGTGGAAAAAATGAAGCAACCATGGATATGGATTCGGATTCGGGCAATAGCTCTCCTGTCAAAGGCAATGGAGTGCAGAAAAACTTCGAACTGGAACTGGGGAATGTTAGTCGAAAAGATAGTGACTTAGACCTTTCAGCTCTCTCAGAAACAAAGCCATTGGTGGCAAGATATAATGATCCTAATGTGCTAAAGGTTGATAGACCTCTTACTGCAAAAGAAGTTGCTACATATGGATTTTACATTGCTCCTATCTGGTTTATAACAGAG TATCTATCAAATGCTGCCCTTGCACGTACAAGTGTTGCTAGTACGACGGTATTATCATCTACCTCAGGACTCTTCACTCTTTTTATCGGTGTGCTTTTGGGCCAAGACACTTTAAATGTAGCAAAAGTAGTTGCTGTCTTAGTCAGTATGGCCGGGGTAGCTATGACAACTATGGGGAAAACATGGGCTGCAGATGATACCGAATTAGGTTCTTC CAATGGAAAGCGCTCTCTTGTGGGAGATCTTTTTGGCCTTCTCTCAGCTATGTCATATGGTCTATTCACAG TTCTTCTTAAGAAGGTTTCCGGCGAAGAAGGGGAAAGGGTTGATGTGCAAAAGCTGTTTGGATACATTGGATTGTTTACACTTGTAGCACTATGGTGGCTTA TTTGGCCTTTGTCAGCCTTAGGAATTGAACCTAAGTTCTCAATTCCTCACTCTGCAAAAGTGGATGAAGTTGTTCTTGCTAACGGATTCGTCGGAAGTGTTCTCTCGGACTATTTCTG GGCACTTTGTGTTGTATGGACTACCCCCCTCGTGGCGACTTTGGGCATGTCACTCACCATTCCTCTTGCCATGTTGGCCGACATGGTGATCCATGGTCGGCATTATTCAGCATTGTACATCCTTGGCTCAATTCAG GTATTTGTAGGGTTTGTGCTTGCTAATctttcagattggatgaccaagAGGTTGGGACTATag